One Flagellimonas sp. CMM7 genomic region harbors:
- the hutH gene encoding histidine ammonia-lyase: MQLPKIFHFGEHHLTASIALGIAKSSVKGIISPDYLKKIEESNLRVQNIVAKGDTVYGINTGFGPLCNTKISKEDTKILQSNILQSHSVGVGKPISEQLAKLMLILKIHALAKGYSGIAVDTIKRMLWHLEHDAIPVVPSQGSVGASGDLAPLSHLFLPLIGLGKVNYKGETITTDQLFKKTGLQSLGLGPKEGLALINGTQFIAAHGVLVLQKLQYCLRHADIIGAMMLEGLQGSMRPFHEELHALRPFKGNQHVAGRIRTLLQSSEILEDHIDCERVQDPYSLRCMPQVHGASRNTWLHLKELLEVELNSVTDNPVIINDELTISGGNFHGQPLAMALDYAALAASELGSISDRRIYLALEGNSPGVPKLLMEDTGINSGYMILQYTTAALASENKSLCFPASADSIPTSLGQEDHVSMGSISGRKALQIIENVEKILAIELLTAAQAFEFRKPLKSGVVLDEIHKFIRTKVTFADSDRVFADDIEKGIETIQKGEIIALVEQTMKVKNLQWNAPYLEEFETY; this comes from the coding sequence ATGCAACTACCAAAAATATTTCATTTTGGCGAACATCATCTAACTGCAAGTATTGCTTTAGGCATTGCCAAAAGTTCGGTCAAAGGAATAATATCACCGGATTATCTCAAGAAAATAGAAGAGAGTAATCTTCGTGTTCAAAATATCGTTGCCAAAGGTGATACCGTTTATGGTATCAATACAGGCTTCGGACCTTTATGCAATACCAAAATTTCCAAGGAGGATACTAAAATTCTTCAATCTAATATTCTACAAAGTCATAGTGTTGGAGTGGGAAAACCCATATCTGAACAACTTGCCAAACTGATGCTTATCTTAAAAATACATGCACTTGCAAAAGGATATTCGGGTATCGCGGTTGACACCATCAAAAGAATGCTTTGGCATTTGGAACATGATGCCATTCCGGTAGTTCCATCACAAGGTTCTGTGGGAGCATCTGGAGACTTGGCCCCTCTCTCTCATTTATTTCTTCCACTAATAGGACTGGGCAAAGTAAATTACAAAGGTGAAACCATTACTACCGATCAGCTATTTAAGAAAACCGGACTTCAATCTTTGGGACTTGGTCCAAAGGAAGGTTTGGCGCTCATCAACGGCACACAATTCATTGCTGCACACGGCGTTTTGGTCTTGCAAAAATTGCAGTATTGCCTAAGACATGCCGATATTATTGGAGCTATGATGCTGGAAGGGCTTCAAGGCTCTATGAGACCTTTCCATGAGGAACTGCATGCCCTTCGACCCTTTAAAGGCAATCAACATGTGGCCGGAAGAATACGAACACTGCTCCAAAGTTCCGAAATTTTGGAAGACCATATCGACTGTGAACGAGTCCAAGATCCTTACTCGCTTCGTTGCATGCCTCAAGTACATGGTGCATCTAGGAATACCTGGTTGCACTTAAAAGAACTATTGGAAGTGGAACTTAATTCTGTTACTGACAATCCAGTAATCATCAATGATGAGTTGACCATAAGTGGAGGTAATTTTCACGGACAGCCCTTGGCCATGGCTTTGGACTACGCAGCACTGGCAGCTTCAGAATTAGGGAGCATTTCGGACCGAAGAATCTATTTGGCACTCGAAGGAAATAGTCCAGGAGTCCCTAAATTGTTGATGGAGGATACTGGAATCAATTCTGGATACATGATTTTACAATACACCACGGCAGCATTGGCCAGTGAAAATAAAAGTCTATGTTTTCCGGCGAGCGCGGATAGCATCCCAACCTCTTTAGGACAAGAAGATCATGTGAGCATGGGGTCTATAAGTGGAAGAAAAGCACTTCAGATCATAGAAAATGTAGAAAAGATATTAGCTATTGAGCTGTTAACCGCCGCTCAAGCCTTTGAATTCAGAAAACCTTTAAAATCGGGGGTGGTATTGGATGAAATTCATAAATTCATAAGAACCAAAGTCACCTTTGCAGATAGCGATCGTGTTTTTGCTGATGATATTGAAAAAGGAATAGAAACCATTCAAAAAGGTGAAATTATTGCACTGGTAGAACAAACCATGAAAGTAAAAAACCTTCAATGGAACGCTCCTTATCTGGAAGAATTTGAAACATACTAA